A stretch of the Gossypium hirsutum isolate 1008001.06 chromosome D07, Gossypium_hirsutum_v2.1, whole genome shotgun sequence genome encodes the following:
- the LOC107956572 gene encoding uncharacterized protein, producing the protein MGSWPINLLFVFSYSFKDIFETMETVSMKKRFVITNVVSILCMLIAVHAQGDFPSDYSSSQSEFPQNSQDMKYPRETQKSSLEEQSRSPNTSLSSEFIFPQDPNEPFEDPFESEFPNETDSNVKIQSPPPSPAPLSSATPPSPTKPPYPPKHPWILDNTCKTRCSTLCIRHKVPLLNNLCNEICGKRCILYYWQLVYNCTIHCAYSMPKLCKSDKKKEAGYVSYCYHKCIKKF; encoded by the exons ATGGGTTCATGGCCTATAAATTTGTTGTTCGTCTTTAGCTACTCATTCAAAGATATTTTTGAGACAATGGAAACAGTTTCCATGAAGAAGAGATTTGTGATAACCAATGTAGTCTCCATTTTATGTATGCTTATTGCAGTTCACGCTCAAGGAGACTTCCCTTCTGATTATTCTTCTTCGCAATCTGAATTTCCTCAGAATTCTCAGGACATGAAATACCCCAGGGAGACCCAAAAGTCATCTCTTGAAGAACAATCACGTTCTCCCAATACCTCTCTCTCTTCAGAATTTATATTTCCTCAAGACCCCAATGAGCCTTTTGAAGACCCTTTTGAATCAGAATTTCCTAATGAAACAGATTCAAATGTCAAAATCCAGTCACCTCCTCCATCTCCCGCACCTTTGTCCTCAGCTACACCACCTTCACCTACAAAACCTCCATATCCTCCTAAACATCCATGGATTTTAGATAACACTTGTAAAACAAGGTGTTCTACGCTTTGCATAAGACACAAAGTTCCCCTTCTTAATAACCTATGCAACGAAATCTGTGGGAAAAGATGCATACtctattactggcagcttgtctACAACTGTACCATTCATTGTGCATATTCCATGCCCAAACTTTGCAAATCCG ATAAGAAGAAAGAAGCAGGATATGTGAGTTACTGCTATCACAAATGCATCAAGAAATTCTAG
- the LOC107953649 gene encoding serine/threonine-protein kinase SRK2G produces MEKYEVVKDLGAGNFGVARLLRHKGTKELVAMKYTERGHKIDENVAREIINHRSLRHPNIIRFKEVVLMPTHLAIVIEYAAGGELFDRICSAGRFSGDEARYFFQQLISSVNYCHSMMLR; encoded by the exons ATGGAGAAATATGAGGTGGTCAAAGATTTGGGAGCTGGCAATTTTGGGGTTGCTCGACTTCTCAGACACAAGGGTACCAAGGAGCTTGTTGCTATGAAATATACTGAGAGAGgtcacaag ATAGATGAGAATGTGGCAAGAGAGATTATCAATCACAGATCTCTTAGACACCCTAATATAATCCGGTTCAAGGAG GTGGTTTTGATGCCTACCCATTTAGCAATTGTGATAGAGTATGCTGCTGGTGGTGAGCTCTTTGATCGAATTTGTAGTGCTGGTAGATTCAGTGGAGATGAG GCTAGATATTTTTTTCAGCAGTTGATCTCTAGTGTTAATTACTGTCACTCCATGATGTTAAGATGA
- the LOC107953648 gene encoding uncharacterized protein: MANRWLRPEVYPLFAAVGVAVGICGFQLVRNICINPEVRVTKENRAAGVLDNFAEGEKYSEHFLRKYVRNKTPEIMPSINSFFTDPK, translated from the exons ATGGCAAATCGATGGTTGAGGCCTGAG GTGTATCCGCTGTTCGCGGCCGTAGGTGTTGCTGTCGGAATCTGCGGGTTTCAGTTGGTGCGAAATATCTGCATCAACCCTGAAGTCAG GGTAACCAAGGAGAACAGGGCTGCTGGGGTTTTGGACAACTTTGCTGAGGGAGAAAAATATTCTGAACATTTCTTGAGAAAATATGTCCGCAACAAGACGCCAGAAATCATGCCCAGTATCAACAGCTTCTTCACTGACCCAAAGTGA